In a genomic window of Drosophila takahashii strain IR98-3 E-12201 chromosome 3L, DtakHiC1v2, whole genome shotgun sequence:
- the Ide gene encoding insulin-degrading enzyme, translating into MYLTCRKSIFAFTAILGRRSSAVTTTTSISVTHRSIGTLRKPKMTIAEGSQKSATRKPDNMEPILRLNNIEKSLQDTRDYRGLQLENGLKVLLISDPKTDVSAAALSVQVGHMSDPTNLPGLAHFCEHMLFLGTEKYPHENGYTTYLSQSGGSSNAATYPLMTKYHFHVAPDKLDGALDRFAQFFIAPLFTPSATEREINAVNSEHEKNLPSDLWRIKQVNRHLAKPDHAYSKFGSGNKTTLSEIPKSKNIDVRDELLKFHKQWYSANIMCLAVIGKESLDELEGMVLEKFSEIENKNVDVPSWPRHPYAEERYGQKVKIVPIKDIRSLTISFTTDDLTEFYKSGPDNYLTHLIGHEGKGSILSELRRLGWCNDLMAGHQNTQNGFGFFDIVVDLTQEGLEHVDDIVKIVFQYLGMLREEGPKKWIFDECVKLNEMRFRFKEKEQPESLVTHAVSSMQIFPLEEVLIAPYLSNEWRPDLIKSLLDELVPSKSRIVMVSQSFEQDCDLAEPYYKTKYGVERVTKDTVQCWENCDLNENLKLALPNSFIPTNFDISEVPADAPKHPTIIMDTPILRVWHKQDNQFNKPKACMTFDMSNPIAYLDPLNCNLNHMMVMLLKDQLNEYLYDAELASLKLSVMGKTCGIDFTIRGFSDKQVVLLEKLLDHLFDFSIDEKRFDILKEEYVRSLKNFKAEQPYQHSIYYLALLLTENAWANVELLDAMELVTYDRVLNFAKEFFQRLHTECFIFGNVTKQQATDIAGRVNTRLEATNASKLPILARQMLKKREYKLLAGDSYLFEKENEFHKSSCTQLYLQCGAQTDRTNIMVNLVSQVLSEPCYDCLRTKEQLGYIVFSGVRKVNGANGIRIIVQSAKHPSFVEDRIENFLQTYLQVIEDMPLDEFERHKEALAVKKLEKPKTIFQQFSQFYGEIAMQTYHFEREEDEVAILRKISKADFVDYFKKFIAKDGEERRVLSVHIVSQQTDENASAEAEPLEITNMERHKPINDIVTFKACKELYPIGLPFLDIKAKGARSKL; encoded by the exons ATGTATCTAACGTGCAGAAAATCGATTTTTGCCTTCACAGCGATTTTGGGTCGACG GTCAAGTGCGGTGACGACGACGACCAGCATTTCAGTAACACATCGATCGATTGGCACGCTCCGGAAGCCCAAGATGACCATAGCCGAGGGTTCGCAAAAGTCCGCGACCAGAAAGCCCGACAACATGGAGCCCATTTTGAG GTTGAACAACATTGAGAAGTCGCTGCAGGACACGCGGGACTACCGAGGATTGCAGCTGGAGAATGGTTTGAAGGTCCTGCTGATCAGCGATCCCAAAACAGATGTCTCCGCCGCCGCGCTGTCCGTGCAAGTGGG CCACATGTCGGATCCCACAAACCTCCCCGGATTGGCCCACTTTTGCGAGCACATGCTCTTCCTGGGCACCGAGAAGTATCCGCATGAGAACGGCTACACCACTTACCTCTCGCAGAGCGGTGGAAGCAGCAATGCCGCCACCTATCCCCTGATGACCAAGTACCACTTCCACGTGGCGCCGGACAAGTTGGACGGAGCCCTGGATCGCTTCGCCCAGTTCTTCATTGCCCCATTATTCACGCCCAGCGCCACTGAGCGGGAAATCAATGCG GTAAATTCCGAGCACGAGAAGAACCTGCCCAGCGATCTGTGGCGCATTAAGCAGGTAAACAGGCACTTGGCCAAGCCGGATCATGCCTACAGCAAGTTTGGGAGTGGCAACAAGACCACTCTCTCGGAAATACCCAAGTCCAAGAACATAGATGTGCGGGATGAGCTGCTCAAGTTCCACAAGCAGTGGTATTCGGCCAACATAATGTGCCTGGCTGTAATTGGAAAAGAATCGCTGGACGAACTGGAGGGCATGGTCTTGGAGAAGTTCTCCGAAATCGAAAACAAGAACGTCGATGTTCCGAGTTGGCCACGTCATCCCTACGCCGAGGAGCGCTATGGCCAGAAGGTGAAGATAGTGCCCATCAAAGACATCCGATCGCTTACCATAAGCTTCACCACAGACGATCTGACGGAGTTCTACAAGTCGGGC ccCGATAACTACTTGACGCACCTCATCGGTCACGAGGGCAAGGGAAGCATTCTATCCGAACTGCGCCGTTTGGGCTGGTGCAATGA TCTAATGGCCGGACATCAGAACACGCAAAACGGCTTTGGGTTCTTCGACATTGTGGTCGATCTCACTCAGGAGGGCCTGGAGCACGTAGACGATATTGTTAAGATCGTTTTCCAGTATTTGGGAATGCTGCGCGAGGAGGGTCCCAAGAAGTGGATCTTTGACGAGTGCGTAAAGCTCAACGAAATGCGATTCCGATTCAAGGAAAAGGAGCAGCCGGAGAGCCTGGTCACGCATGCCGTTTCGTCCATGCAGATATTCCCCCTGGAGGAGGTACTTATCGCTCCATATCTGAGCAACGAATGGCGACCGGACTTGATTAAAAGTTTACTAGATGAGCTGGTGCCCTCCAAGAGCCGCATCGTAATGGTGAGCCAGAGTTTTGAGCAGGACTGCGACCTGGCGGAGCCCTACTACAAAACTAAGTACGGCGTTGAGCGCGTGACCAAGGATACTGTGCAA tGCTGGGAGAATTGTGATCTTAACGAGAACCTCAAGCTGGCACTGCCAAACAGCTTCATACCCACGAACTTTGACATTTCCGAGGTTCCAGCCGATGCTCCCAAACATCCCACTATCATCATGGATACGCCCATTTTGAGGGTGTGGCACAAGCAGGATAATCAGTTCAATAAACCGAAGGCCTGCATGACATTCGACATGTCCAATCCGATTGCCTATCTGGATCCTTTAAACTGCAATCTGAACCATATGATGGTGATGCTGCTGAAGGATCAGTTGAATGAGTACTTGTACGATGCAGAGCTAGCCAGTTTGAAGCTCAGTGTGATGGGAAAGACGTGCGGCATCGAT TTTACCATTCGCGGTTTCAGTGACAAGCAGGTCGTTTTGCTGGAGAAACTCTTAGATCATCTGTTTGACTTCAGCATCGACGAGAAACGATTCGACATCCTGAAGGAGGAATACGTACGTTCACTGAAAAACTTTAAGGCTGAGCAACCCTATCAGCATTCCATCTACTATTTAGCTCTTTTGTTAACCGAAAACGCCTGGGCGAATGTGGAGCTCTTGGACGCCATGGAAC TCGTTACCTACGATCGAGTGTTGAACTTTGCCAAGGAGTTCTTCCAGCGGCTGCACACAGAGTGCTTTATTTTCGGCAATGTGACCAAGCAGCAGGCTACGGACATCGCGGGGCGAGTGAACACCCGACTGGAGGCCACCAATGCCTCGAAGCTTCCCATTTTGGCAAGGCAGATGCTGAAGAAGCGAGAGTACAAGCTGCTTGCAG GCGACAGCTATTTATTCGAGAAGGAGAACGAGTTCCACAAAAGCTCCTGCACGCAGCTCTACCTGCAATGCGGCGCCCAAACGGATCGCACAAACATTATGGTTAATCTGGTGTCCCAGGTTCTCTCCGAACCCTGCTACGATTGCCTGCGCACAAAGGAGCAGCTGGGCTACATTGTGTTTAGTGGAGTGCGTAAGGTGAATGGAGCGAATGGCATTCGCATCATTGTGCAGTCCGCCAAGCACCCGTCTTTTGTGGAGGATCGTATTGAGAACTTTCTGCAAACTTATCTG CAAGTAATTGAGGACATGCCCTTGGATGAGTTCGAGCGACACAAGGAGGCTCTGGCCGTGAAGAAGCTGGAGAAGCCGAAGACCATTTTCCAGCAATTCAGCCAGTTCTATGGTGAAATCGCCATGCAGACGTATCACTTTGAGAGGGAAGAGGATGAGGTGGCGATACTGCGTAAGATAAGCAAGGCCGACTTTGTGGATTACTTCAAG AAATTCATCGCAAAGGATGGCGAGGAGCGACGCGTTCTGTCCGTGCACATTGTGTCCCAGCAGACCGACGAGAATGCCTCTGCCGAGGCGGAGCCGCTGGAGATTACGAACATGGAGCGACACAAGCCAATCAACGATATAGTGACCTTTAAGGCATGCAAGGAGCTGTATCCCATCGGACTGCCATTCCTCGACATCAAGGCCAAGGGAGCACGCAGCAAGCTGTAA
- the LOC108057411 gene encoding uncharacterized protein encodes MDRKFIRWIICFVLISLAKALEEEIDGGLLNITSNPSDDKTVPKLPSEVQKAVCTVTAGEVKASAEAVTTKTLKGVCGSEEMNMAFRSLENKLYEELRVMKLILVHLAKANGLKVNTGITTPLATPQPTAKPINIAPLPLFKPIDPAKTIADSSSFKAEENEVAPDFGAKKTPTLKNLETKGNSDLGPRDNEVDKFNNTVLADQDVELFTYYWKLENVTELIKAPQLATVSSPIFSFKGKSLQLKCTFHHMNRELLNLQLGYGIFNPSSKPGQSDNVVIEMGGIFQNTKWTEDVPLKHKISILDQSHRMTQDLSSQALNKLDMGFSIPNSVLLGSPYIKQNSLLIQILLYL; translated from the exons ATGGATAGGAAGTTTATTAGATGGATTATATGCTTTGTTCTGATCTCCTTGGCGAAAGCACTGGAGGAGGAGATCGACGGAGGACTACTGAACATCACCAGCAATCCCTCGGATGATAAAACCGTTCCAAAATTACCCAGTGAAGTCCAAAAGGCTGTTTGCACAGTGACCGCTGGGGAGGTAAAGGCATCTGCCGAGGCTGTCACCACGAAAACCCTGAAAGGAGTCTGCGGATCGG AAGAAATGAACATGGCCTTTCGGAGTCTGGAGAACAAACTTTACGAAGAACTGCGCGTCATGAAACTGATTTTGGTGCACTTGGCCAAGGCAAATGGTCTAAAAGTGAATACCGGGATTACCACTCCTTTGGCGACTCCACAACCAACCGCGAAACCTATTAATATTGCTCCGCTGCCGCTGTTTAAGCCAATAGATCCTGCTAAAACGATAGCCGATTCAAGTAGTTTCAAAGCGGAGGAGAACGAAGTTGCACCAGATTTTGGTGCTAAAAAGACACCCACTCTTAAAAACCTAGAGACAAAGGGTAACTCAGATTTGGGGCCTCGAGATAACGAAGTTGACAAGTTCAATAACACGGTGCTGGCCGATCAGGATGTAGAGCTATTCACTTACTACTGGAAATTAGAGAACGTTACGGAACTTATAAAAGCCCCTCAGTTGGCCACCGTCAGCAGTCCCATTTTCAGCTTTAAAG GCAAATCTTTGCAACTCAAATGCACCTTCCATCATATGAACCGCGAGCTGCTGAACCTGCAACTGGGATACGGCATCTTTAACCCTTCATCAAAACCTGGCCAAAGCGACAACGTTGTGATTGAAATGGGCGGCATCTTTCAGAATACCAAGTGGACCGAGGATGTGCCGCTGAAGCATAAAATCTCCATACTGGATCAGAGCCACCGGATGACGCAGGACCTCAGTTCACAGGCGCTGAACAAGCTCGACATGGGCTTCTCCATACCGAACAGTGTGCTTCTGGGCAGTCCGTACATTAAGCAGAATTCGCTTCTTATTCAGattcttttatatttgtga
- the in gene encoding protein inturned, whose product MRKSPGSLASEAFSSSNSSLSNSYSDASDLANWEEYVATDGSLFYMEYVRNERTGGSVERRVEFMRRSLRLGKKSSRRQQQHSNNQNQNQNQNQLEPQEFRFSQFKTAAQDSKKLELVITAADRFRFGRRSTAVESILGFRVLPFPDQPECLMVDGFVHDLSALQHGIKRGDWFRSLNGIELYAGNVDELLQQFVEPTQVCLGFQSCSADTSLPTTDPSCTPGRQQDEQLSRVENFAMFTEKFEEMLLEENQADNSEVALPFAMLLLPPECYQHEQQQDSLYYFPETPDNFLFKARGSFLTLHAVLSELHTQPLSSRLRVDQVLYHVNYRRLNGFLVLFAYAGGLCSAEECSLRSDELIGYIRFSLPGLVLESFSQEGGETGDPGNSGSGLKLFLRHFCEIQRTRLLARCRGQIRFEELLGHSRSLPLPKEAQLRIFDALSEMEAMDYRNWNDEPLTTHREFFIYGSALYFDGFLVASLLPPEIRVSVEGFLRCRGIFELLGAAPGIRVREMYVWEEIVLPSATGRYFLTICTRNHLSLAVILKIFDAPDMAPDAVIGPSLFYIEEIQETLDHLVQCGIESLAMFWSVSNKRPEVLEAIAGEDSSREAEKETNSRLETFLKQKLTGLGNSTVEEEAQLCSSLGGGSSIHSLTPSDSQLHGAGEDSDSGSDWENFAVQHPLHYGLNLGAESHNQSQMTESMWKEINNVVPVKISAGWKNSVLHYVYIDMASGSLFAPFTDGSSESSSFLSEIRQACHLIHAVLEKSKHYRRQLSESSRAQTSSNGHSHAVSLVKEHGMTLEASKAESQAQSSKSSRFVVVGRLFQSPAKEVYVCHRSDVPQNMVEMAFRLSFFSMG is encoded by the coding sequence ATGCGCAAATCGCCGGGCAGCCTCGCCTCGGAGGCCTTCTCCAGTTCGAACTCCTCGCTGAGCAACTCCTACAGCGATGCCAGCGATCTGGCCAACTGGGAGGAGTACGTGGCCACCGACGGGAGTCTCTTCTACATGGAGTATGTGAGAAATGAGAGGACGGGCGGATCGGTGGAGCGGCGGGTGGAGTTCATGCGACGATCGCTGCGCCTGGGAAAGAAGTCGTCGcgtcgccagcagcagcacagcaataatcagaatcagaatcagaaccaAAACCAGTTGGAACCGCAAGAGTTCCGCTTCTCACAGTTCAAGACCGCTGCCCAAGATTCCAAGAAACTGGAGCTCGTGATCACAGCCGCCGATCGCTTTCGATTCGGTCGAAGATCCACGGCAGTGGAATCCATCCTGGGCTTCCGGGTGCTCCCGTTTCCAGATCAACCCGAGTGCCTGATGGTGGATGGCTTCGTCCACGATTTGAGTGCCCTGCAGCATGGCATTAAGCGCGGTGATTGGTTCAGATCCCTGAATGGCATAGAACTGTATGCCGGCAATGTGGATGagctgctgcagcagttcGTGGAGCCCACTCAGGTGTGCCTGGGTTTCCAGTCCTGCTCTGCGGATACCTCCTTACCCACCACCGATCCTTCTTGTACTCCAGGCAGGCAGCAGGATGAGCAGTTGTCCAGGGTGGAGAACTTTGCCATGTTCACGGAGAAATTCGAGGAAATGTTGTTGGAGGAGAACCAAGCTGATAATTCGGAGGTGGCCCTGCCCTTTGCCATGTTGCTCCTGCCACCGGAATGCTATCAGCATGAACAGCAGCAGGATTCGCTGTACTACTTCCCGGAAACCCCCGATAATTTCCTCTTCAAGGCCCGCGGCAGTTTCCTCACGCTCCACGCCGTGCTCAGTGAACTCCACACCCAACCGCTGAGTTCGCGTCTCCGGGTGGATCAGGTGCTATACCATGTGAACTACCGACGGCTCAATGGTTTCCTAGTGCTCTTTGCCTACGCCGGAGGACTCTGCAGTGCGGAGGAGTGCAGCCTGAGATCGGATGAGCTGATTGGTTACATACGCTTCTCGCTGCCTGGCTTGGTCCTGGAGAGCTTCAGTCAGGAGGGAGGAGAAACCGGAGATCCGGGTAACAGCGGTTCCGGTTTGAAGCTCTTCCTTCGCCACTTTTGCGAGATCCAAAGGACCCGCCTGCTGGCCAGGTGTCGTGGGCAGATCCGCTTCGAGGAGCTCCTGGGCCACTCGAGAAGTTTACCATTGCCCAAAGAAGCCCAGTTGAGGATCTTTGATGCCCTGAGTGAAATGGAGGCCATGGACTACCGCAACTGGAACGATGAGCCACTGACTACGCATAGGGAATTCTTCATCTACGGCAGCGCCTTGTACTTTGATGGCTTCCTGGTGGCCAGTCTGTTGCCTCCAGAGATTCGGGTCAGTGTGGAGGGATTCCTGAGGTGCCGCGGCATCTTCGAGCTGCTGGGAGCGGCGCCGGGAATCCGCGTTCGTGAGATGTACGTCTGGGAGGAGATCGTTTTACCCAGCGCCACGGGTCGCTATTTCCTCACCATCTGCACCAGGAATCATCTCAGTCTGGCCGTCATCCTAAAGATCTTCGATGCTCCGGACATGGCGCCCGATGCGGTAATTGGTCCTTCGCTCTTCTACATCGAGGAGATCCAGGAGACGCTGGATCACCTCGTCCAGTGCGGCATTGAATCACTGGCCATGTTCTGGTCCGTTTCCAACAAGAGACCCGAGGTCCTAGAGGCCATCGCTGGCGAGGATTCCAGCAGGGAGGCGGAAAAGGAGACCAACAGCCGGCTGGAGACGTTCCTCAAGCAGAAGCTAACCGGGCTGGGGAATTCGAcagtggaggaggaggctcAACTATGCTCCTCTCTCGGCGGCGGCTCCTCCATCCACAGCCTGACGCCCAGCGACTCCCAGCTGCATGGCGCTGGCGAGGATTCGGACAGCGGTTCCGACTGGGAGAACTTTGCCGTACAGCATCCGCTGCACTATGGACTGAATCTCGGGGCAGAGAGCCACAACCAGAGCCAGATGACCGAGTCCATGTGGAAGGAGATCAACAATGTGGTGCCGGTGAAGATTTCCGCCGGCTGGAAGAACTCGGTGCTCCATTACGTGTACATTGACATGGCCAGTGGGTCGTTGTTTGCTCCCTTTACCGATGGATCCTCGGAGAGTTCCTCGTTTCTTTCGGAGATCCGCCAGGCATGTCACCTCATCCACGCCGTGCTGGAGAAGTCGAAGCACTACCGCCGGCAGCTGTCGGAATCCTCGAGAGCACAGACGAGTTCCAATGGGCACAGTCATGCCGTATCGCTGGTCAAGGAGCATGGAATGACCCTGGAGGCCTCCAAAGCGGAGAGCCAGGCCCAATCTTCGAAGAGCAGTCGCTTTGTGGTGGTCGGTAGGCTGTTTCAGTCGCCTGCGAAGGAAGTCTACGTGTGCCACCGATCCGATGTTCCACAAAACATGGTCGAAATGGCCTTCCGATTGTCCTTCTTCTCCATGGGATAG
- the Sms gene encoding spermine synthase isoform X2: MAAQTILFDFTLDKDKTVDEEARLQVAKILRNELEQVFPQLELAYSMESPENGYFAVLHENKDTVITCRIFQHGLLTLNVEYFLPDGKEPSISFDSGKSLENVLAIKLKAIKAQKLPTLKRGDVSRYFPSSDERIIEYDIDKVVFEARSPFQKIQIMHSKTLGNMLLLDELQNIAESDLIYTETLMCRGVENYEGKEICILGGGDGALLYELLKENPKHVVMLEIDELVMQTCNKYLSVICGDVLEKRKTDQYEIIVGDCVEYLKKFIAEGRKFDYVFGDLTDIPITDAPEGETWDFIRTIFEHSFNVLKPDGKYLTHGNGSTCKVQLRLFEEQLDLLRPKVKFTTTKAFVPSFMEEWLFYQVTFA, from the exons ATGGCGGCCCAGACTATTCTGTTTGACTTTACGCTCGACAAGGACAAGACCGTCGACGAGGAGGCGCGCCTGCAGGTGGCCAAGATCCTGCGGAACGAGCTGGAGCAGGTGTTCCCCCAGCTGGAGCTGGCCTATTCGATGGAGTCGCCGGAAAACGGGTACTTTGCTGTCCTGCACGAGAACAAGGACACGGTGATTACCTGCCGGATCTTCCAGCACGGCCTGCTGACACTCAACGTGGAGTATTTCCTGCCCGACGGCAAGGAGCCCAGCATATCCTTCGAC AGCGGTAAGAGCCTGGAGAATGTCCTGGCAATCAAACTGAAGGCCATCAAGGCCCAGAAGCTGCCGACGCTGAAGCGCGGCGATGTCTCCAGGTACTTCCCATCGTCAG ATGAGCGAATCATCGAGTACGACATCGACAAGGTGGTGTTCGAGGCGCGCTCGCCCTTCCAGAAGATTCAAATCATGCACTCGAAGACGCTGGGCAacatgctgctgctggacgAGCTGCAGA ATATTGCTGAATCCGATTTGATCTACACGGAGACCCTGATGTGTCGCGGCGTGGAGAACTACGAGGGCAAGGAGATCTGCATCCTGGGCGGCGGCGATGGCGCCCTGCTGTACGAGCTGCTCAAGGAGAATCCGAAGCACGTGGTGATGCTGGAGATCGATGAGCTGGTGATGCAGACTTGCAACAAATACCTCAGCGTGATCTGTGGCGATGTGTTGGAGAAGCGCAAGACCGACCAGTACGAGATAATTGTGGGCGACTGTGTGGAGTACTTGAAGAAGTTCATCGCCGAGGGCCGCAAGTTTGACTACGTGTTTGGGGATCTCACGGATATACCCATTACCGATGCCCCGGAGGGCGAGACCTGGGACTTTATCCGCACCATCTTCGAGCACTCATTTAATGTGCTGAAACCCGATGGAAAGTATTTGACCCATGGCAATGGGTCCACCTGCAAGGTGCAGCTGCGTCTCTTCGAGGAGCAGCTGGATTTGCTGCGTCCCAAGGTGAAGTTCACCACCACCAAGGCGTTTGTGCCGTCGTTCATGGAAGAGTGGCTCTTCTATCAAGTGACCTTCGCCTGA
- the Sms gene encoding spermine synthase isoform X1 produces the protein MAAQTILFDFTLDKDKTVDEEARLQVAKILRNELEQVFPQLELAYSMESPENGYFAVLHENKDTVITCRIFQHGLLTLNVEYFLPDGKEPSISFDTMRTVELILRQKFDSDRSKYLPPIKRGGYIDIYMTSSDERIIEYDIDKVVFEARSPFQKIQIMHSKTLGNMLLLDELQNIAESDLIYTETLMCRGVENYEGKEICILGGGDGALLYELLKENPKHVVMLEIDELVMQTCNKYLSVICGDVLEKRKTDQYEIIVGDCVEYLKKFIAEGRKFDYVFGDLTDIPITDAPEGETWDFIRTIFEHSFNVLKPDGKYLTHGNGSTCKVQLRLFEEQLDLLRPKVKFTTTKAFVPSFMEEWLFYQVTFA, from the exons ATGGCGGCCCAGACTATTCTGTTTGACTTTACGCTCGACAAGGACAAGACCGTCGACGAGGAGGCGCGCCTGCAGGTGGCCAAGATCCTGCGGAACGAGCTGGAGCAGGTGTTCCCCCAGCTGGAGCTGGCCTATTCGATGGAGTCGCCGGAAAACGGGTACTTTGCTGTCCTGCACGAGAACAAGGACACGGTGATTACCTGCCGGATCTTCCAGCACGGCCTGCTGACACTCAACGTGGAGTATTTCCTGCCCGACGGCAAGGAGCCCAGCATATCCTTCGAC ACCATGCGCACAGTGGAACTGATTTTGCGGCAGAAATTTGATTCCGATCGGTCCAAGTACTTGCCCCCGATTAAGCGCGGTGGATATATCGACATATACATGACTAGCTCAG ATGAGCGAATCATCGAGTACGACATCGACAAGGTGGTGTTCGAGGCGCGCTCGCCCTTCCAGAAGATTCAAATCATGCACTCGAAGACGCTGGGCAacatgctgctgctggacgAGCTGCAGA ATATTGCTGAATCCGATTTGATCTACACGGAGACCCTGATGTGTCGCGGCGTGGAGAACTACGAGGGCAAGGAGATCTGCATCCTGGGCGGCGGCGATGGCGCCCTGCTGTACGAGCTGCTCAAGGAGAATCCGAAGCACGTGGTGATGCTGGAGATCGATGAGCTGGTGATGCAGACTTGCAACAAATACCTCAGCGTGATCTGTGGCGATGTGTTGGAGAAGCGCAAGACCGACCAGTACGAGATAATTGTGGGCGACTGTGTGGAGTACTTGAAGAAGTTCATCGCCGAGGGCCGCAAGTTTGACTACGTGTTTGGGGATCTCACGGATATACCCATTACCGATGCCCCGGAGGGCGAGACCTGGGACTTTATCCGCACCATCTTCGAGCACTCATTTAATGTGCTGAAACCCGATGGAAAGTATTTGACCCATGGCAATGGGTCCACCTGCAAGGTGCAGCTGCGTCTCTTCGAGGAGCAGCTGGATTTGCTGCGTCCCAAGGTGAAGTTCACCACCACCAAGGCGTTTGTGCCGTCGTTCATGGAAGAGTGGCTCTTCTATCAAGTGACCTTCGCCTGA
- the Pbgs gene encoding delta-aminolevulinic acid dehydratase yields MERKLHSGMHHATLRLLQESGCEIAPHNLMYPVFIVSNDEDVQPIASMPGISRFGLNRLREHLQPLVAKGLSSVLLFGVVEPELKDEQASNADSGKNPVVLALPKLREWFPDLLIACDVCICPYSSHGHCGLLGETGLENGPSIKRIAEIAVAYAKAGAHIVAPSDMMDNRVKAIKQALIDAEMNSVSLLAYSAKFTSNFYGPFREAAQSAPKFGDRRCYQLPSGSRSLAMRAIQRDVAEGADMLMVKPGMPYLDILRSTKDSYPYHTLYVYQVSGEYAMLYHAAQAGAFDLKEAVLEAMKGFRRAGADCIITYYTPFLLDIIGRVK; encoded by the coding sequence ATGGAGCGGAAACTGCACAGTGGGATGCACCACGCCACCCTGCGCCTGCTGCAGGAATCGGGCTGTGAGATAGCGCCGCACAATCTGATGTACCCGGTGTTCATTGTGAGCAACGACGAGGATGTCCAGCCGATAGCCAGCATGCCGGGAATCTCGAGATTCGGATTGAACCGCCTGCGGGAGCACCTGCAGCCACTGGTGGCCAAGGGATTGTCCTCGGTTCTTCTCTTTGGCGTCGTGGAGCCGGAACTGAAGGACGAGCAGGCTTCCAATGCGGATTCCGGCAAGAATCCAGTGGTTCTGGCTCTCCCGAAGCTTCGGGAATGGTTTCCCGATCTCCTCATCGCCTGCGATGTCTGCATTTGCCCGTACTCCTCGCACGGCCACTGCGGTCTCCTCGGGGAGACGGGTCTGGAGAATGGTCCGAGCATTAAGAGGATAGCCGAGATTGCGGTGGCTTATGCCAAGGCGGGTGCTCATATTGTGGCGCCCTCGGACATGATGGACAACCGGGTGAAGGCCATTAAGCAGGCCCTCATCGATGCCGAAATGAACAGTGTTTCCCTGTTGGCCTACTCGGCCAAATTTACCTCCAATTTCTACGGACCCTTCCGGGAGGCAGCCCAATCCGCTCCGAAATTCGGCGACCGTAGGTGCTATCAACTGCCCAGTGGATCCCGCAGTTTGGCCATGAGAGCCATCCAGCGAGATGTCGCCGAGGGAGCCGACATGCTGATGGTCAAGCCGGGCATGCCCTATCTGGACATCCTGCGATCCACCAAGGATTCCTACCCGTATCACACTCTGTACGTTTACCAGGTGTCCGGGGAGTACGCCATGCTGTATCATGCTGCCCAGGCGGGAGCCTTCGACCTCAAGGAGGCCGTCCTGGAGGCCATGAAGGGCTTCCGACGAGCTGGAGCGGATTGCATCATCACCTACTACACGCCCTTCCTGCTGGACATTATCGGAAGGGTCAAGTAA